Below is a window of Dehalococcoidia bacterium DNA.
CGTTGTGCCCAGATGCACTATCAATTTGAAGCAATACACCCGTTCCTGGATGGAAACGGTAGAGTGGGCCGGCTGCTGATAACACTCTTCCTGTGCACCCTCGGCAGGCTCCCGAGCCCCGCCCTCTACCTCAGCCCGTACTTCGAGCGTCACCGCACCGAGTACTACGACCACCTGCAAGCAGTAAGCGAGCGCAGCGAGTGGCAGAACTGGTTCAGATTCTTCGCCAGGGGCGTCATAATACAGTCCCGTGACGCCCTTGCCCGCTTCGACCGATTACTCAAGCTCTACGAGGACTCGCGTCGCCAGTTGCTATCGTTTAGGGCCGCACCCTCGGTGCTTCGGTTACTGGAAGCTCTCTTCACCAGTCCCGCGGTTACCGTAGCATCCGCGGCTGCCACGTTGGGCGTGACGCCGGTAAGCGCCACTCACGCCATCGACACCCTTATCGAGCGTGGGATCCTTCAGGAGATAACTGGGCGCCGAAGGGATCGCGTGTTCTTGGCGCGGACCATACTGCGAGCCATTGAAGATCCGACCGAGGTCGAACGAGAAGACGCTAATGGGCCTACGCTATTTAAGCCAGGAGCCTCCCCCTAAAGGAGTGCGGCCCGGTATGAAGGCGCGGTTTATTTTCGTCGAACCTGACGCGCTAACCTGCTGACCCGCTAAAGTGCTGATCTGCTGACATGCCAATCCACGCCTGCCGCACCACTCGCATCTACTGCCTCGAGGACTGCCCGCCGGGGCGGCGCACCAAGCCCGAGAACCGCCTCTCCTTCCCCTCACGCGCCGAGGCTGAGGCCGCGGGCTTTCGCGCCTGTCGAGTCTGCCGCCCGGACGTCTACGAGGGGACCTGGCAGCCGAAGGCATCGCGGGCTGCGGTCCAGGGCCCGGGCCACCTGGCGAAGTAGCCTCCCAGGCGAAGTGGCGATGGCCGAGCCAGCGCAATCCGCGCGCGCTCGTGACGGGCGGCAACCCAAGCCAAGCCACGTCTCCGGCGTTCTCGCACCACGGAGGTAGAAGGCCAGCTTCGCTTCTGGCAGGTGTCTACGCCGACCCCATGGCGCTCCTGACCTGTGGCCCCTTCAGTCGATAATCGAATAAGAGAACGGATGTACAGCAAGCCAGCACCTCACCTCGGGGGCCTCTTGCTCCTGGCCGTCTTGCTCTCGCTCGCGTGCGAGGGCACGAGTCCCGTTAGGACTTCATCGGACACTGGAACGCCTGCCGCTACCTCACCCGCACCGCCAGCGGTTGCGCCGGCACCGACGGCAACGACGACGCCCGGCCGGCAGCCCGCGCGCGTCCTCAGGGTCGTGGACGGCGACACGATCGACGTGCAGCTCGACGGCGCGACCGTGCGCGTGCGCTACATCGGCATTGACGCGCCCGAGACGGTCGACCCCAGACGGCCGGTGGGCTGCTTCGGGGCGGAGGCATCGGCCCGCAACCGGGCGCTGGTCGAGGGCAGGCAGGTCGAGCTGGAGAAGGACGTGAGCGAGGCGGACAGCTTCGGCAGGCTGCTGCGCTACGTCTACGTCGACGGGGCCATGGTCAACGAGACGCTAGTGCGGGAAGGCTACGCCCAGGTCGCCACCTTCCCGCCGGACGTGAAGTACGTGGACCGCTTCCTGGCGGCGCAGAGGGAGGCGCGGGAGGCGAACCGTGGCCTCTGGGGCGCCTGCGTGGCGGCCACACCCACCCTGGCGCCCGGCGGCAGCGCTTGCCCCCAGGGCTGTGCGGTGCCGCCGCGCGGCTGCGTCATCAAGGGCAACATCAGCCAGGGCACGGGCGAAAAGATCTACCACGTGCCCGGCGGCGAGTTCTACGACCAGACGGTCATCGACCCGGCCCGCGGCGAGCGCTGGTTCTGCACCGAGGCCGAGGCCGTTGCCAATGGCTGGCGCAAGAGCCTGCGGTAGCGTTCAGCTTCCCTGCCACCAGGCGAAGTAGCGATCCCAGGGGATGTACCCATAGAAGCCAAACCAGAGCGCCGGGTCTTGAGCGGAGCGCGGCCACGAGAGGTCCGTGACTTTGACGGGAGTGCCGTCAGTGACGGGCAGCAGCCAGAGCGAAGCCACGTCCTCGGCGTTGTCGATGCGGGCGAAGAGCAGGCAGGAGCCATCGCGCGACCACAGGGGCCGCTCGTCGCGGTAGGCCGGGTCGTCCGTCAGCTGCCGCTTGTTGGCCCCGTCTGCGTCCATGACCCAGATGCGCCGCTGGCCCGCACCCTGCCTCGCGTCGTCGCCACCGCCGACTGGCCCTATGTCAGGCCCCGCGACGTAGGCCACCTGGCGCCCATCCGGTGACCACTCGGGCGAGAAGGCAGCGGTGTCGGTGCCCGTGAGAAAGGTCACAGCTCCGCTGGCCGTATCGACGACAGCGATGCGTTTGCGGGTCCATGTCTCGCGGCCAAACCCCTCTGTGAGGGCGAGTGCAGTCCTGGAGGCGAACTGACCTATCAGTTCGTCGCGGGTCAACGCCACGACGCCGAGCCTGCGTGGCGCACCACCGCCGACAGAAATGGCGTAAAGGGGCAGGCCATCAGCCGCGATGGACGCAGAGAACTGAGGATTCAATGAAGAGAGGATCGACGACCCGTCCGGCGTCCAGCGGAGCACCCCGACCTGCCCGCTCTCGGGCCCGGCATAGGCATCGTTCGCGTACAGCAGCTGCGCATTCGTCCCGTCGGCGTTCGCCACCCACAGGCTCGATAGGCGGCTATACGGCTCCTGTGAGCGGTTCAACGGTCCGTCAGCCGCGTACGCCAGCTTGGCGCCGTCCGGGCTCCAGTAGGGGCCTCGGATCGTCGTGCCAGCGGCAGCGCCAGGGAGCAAGGCCCGGATGCTGATGGTGCGAAGCAAGGCGCCGGTCGGCGCCTCAAGCCTGAAGCCGCCGGCGGGGTCGACGCAGGCGAGCTCGTCGGCGACCGGCGACCAGGCGACGCAGCCCGGTGCGGCGCGCCGGCGGCCGCCGTCCGCTCTGACCACGGTTTCGCCAGCGAGTAGCCACTCCCCGGACGGCGACCAGCGCGGGTAGGACATCTGCCCGTTGGTCGTGAGACGCACGGGCCTTCCGCCCGGGAGAGACATGACCCAAAGGTCGCCGTTCCGGATATAGGCGAGCTTGCCGAGACTGCCAGGTTCGCCGGTCGGGCCTGACTCCTGTGGGCCAAGGTCCAGGAGCAGCGCCAGGGCGAGCAAGAGTGCCGCGCCAACTACAACCAGGGCGCCAGCACCGGCCGCCACCTTCGCCGCCGCGCCGGGCGTTGCCTTCCTGAAGAGCAGAGTCAAGGGCGCCAGCGCGCCGAGTCGACGAGCCTCTCGCTCTGGCGTCCAGGCGGCGGCTTGTTCCCGGCTCGAAACGCCGAGCTTCGTGATGATCTCTGACACGTGGTACTTGGCGCCGTCGAGCGTGAGGCCGAGGCGGCGGGCAATCTGCTCATTGGTCAGCCCCTGCCGCAGCAACTCCAGCACTTGCCACTGACGCGGCGTGAGGATGTCAGGGTGTCTTGGGCGCCCGCGTCTCATCGCGGATCAATGTACCCGCGTGGGCTGCGAATTACTCTACCCGGACTGGCTTACCACCTCCTGGTGCTAGGCAGGATCGCCGCGAGAGTGGCTGCCGGCGGCCTGCCGGCTACGGCGCCGGCGCCTCCGCCGCAGATCGGGCCCGGACGCCGATGGTGCGGGCGTCGCGCCACCACTCACCCTCTGCGATTACCTCCGGCCGCTGCTGCCGAGAGGCGAGGTCGCTCAGCGGCGTCCCTGTCTGGGGGTGAATCAACCGCGGGTCGAGGTCGAGGAGCGGGAAGAGCACGAACGCCCGCTCGCCGAGCCGCGGGTGCGGCACCGTCAGCGCCTCGCTCTCGAGCACTAGGTCGCCGTAGAGGGCGATGTCGATGTCTATGGGCCGAGGGGCCCAGCGTGGAGCGGGGCGCCGGCCGATCATGTGCTCGACCCGCTTGGCGTGCGCCAGCAGGAGGTCCGCGCCCAGGCCGGTGACGACGCGGCAGGCAGCGTTGTAAAAGTCCGGCTGGTCGGAGCCGTCAGCCGGCGGCGATTGGTACAGCCGCGACACCGCCTCGACCCGCACGAGTGGACCCAGCATTCGCAGCGCCAGCGCGATGTTAGCCGCGCGGTTGCCGAGGTTGGAGCCGAGGGACAGGTAGATGCCGGCCATGGTGCAGAGTGCAGAGTAACCATCGCGGCGTGCAGGCGGAAGCCGCCCTCGTCCGTGCGCCATGCGCGCCTACGCCCGCCAGCCTCGGACGATGGCGTCGGCCATGCGCGCGACCTCCACCATCTCGGCGACATCGTGGACGCGCACGATGTCGGCGCCGTTGGCGATGGCAAGGGCAACGGTGGCTGCGGTCCCAAACAGGCGTCCCTCGACAGGCTTGTCGAGCACCGCGCCGATGGTGGACTTGCGGGACGTGCCCACGAGCAGGGGCAGACCGAGGTCGCGCAGCTCACCCAGACGCCGTAGCATCTCCAGGTTCTGTTCCGGACTCCAGCCGAAGCCGAACCCGGGGTCGGCGATCAATTTCTCGCGCGCCAACCCCGAACGCCCGGCGATGTGCAGGCTCTCCTTTAGCCCGCGGCGGATGTCACCGATCACGTCCTCGAACTCCCGCCCGCGCTGGTTATGCATCACCACCGCCGGCACCCCGCGCTGGGCGGCGAGCACTGCCAGCGCCGGGTCGTGGCGAAAACCCCAGATGTCGTTGAGCAGCGAGGCGCCGGCGTCGAGCGCCGCCTCCGCGACCTCGCGCCGGTAGGTGTCGATGCTGACAGGCAGGCCGACGCGCTTCACGATGCGCTCGATCGCCGGCACGACGCGCCGGATCTCCTGGGCGGCGCTGATCTCCTCGAACCCCGGGCGGGTGGACTGGCCGCCTACGTCCAGCAAGTCCGCCCCCTCTTCCGCGAAGCGCTCCGCCTGGCGCAGCGCATCCTCGGCGCGCGCCAGGCCATCGCCGGAAAAAGACTCGGGCGAGACGTTGATTATGCCCATGACGTACGTCCGCGCACCCCACACGAAGGTGCGGCCGCCAATCTCCAGGCTCCGGGGCGCGTCTGAGGTCATGGAAACAGGATAGAGAACAGGGAGCACTTCTCCGCTATCCTCAGGCCATGGTCTTCGAACGAATGCCGGCCGACCCCGCCTTCGCGGGCATACCGACCTTCCTGAAGTTGCCACACGTGGCCAGCGCCGAGCAGCTCGCGGCGGAGAGGCCGGATGTCGTGGTCGTCGGTGCGCCCTTCGATATGGCAGTCGTGAACCGGCCAGGCGCCAGGTACGGGCCACGAGCGATCCGCCAGGCGTCAAACCTGGGCCGGGCCGTCTACCACCTCGAGCTCGAGGTGCAGCCGACTCGCGTCCTGCGTGCATTCGACTACGGCGATGCCGCCATCGTGCCTTCGAGCATAGAGCGCTCGCACGAGGCGATCCGTCAGAAGGTCGCGGAGGTGGCCGCGCTTGGCGCCGTGCCTGTCGTCCTCGGCGGCGACCACTCGATCACGCTGCCGGCCGCGACGGCCGTCGCGGACGCGGTCGGACGCGGGAAAGTCGGCATCGTCCACTTCGACGCCCACGCTGACACGGCGAACGACAGTTGGGGCGTCCTGCTCGCCCACGGCACGCCGATGCGGCGGCTGATCGAGAGCGGCGCGGTGCCCGGGCCGAATTTCGTGCAGGTGGGCCTGCGCGGCTACTGGCCGCCGCCAGACGTGTTCGAGTGGATGCGGGCCCAGGGCATGCGCTGGCACTTCATGCACGAGATCGAAGCCCGCGGCTTCGACACCGTCCTCCAGGAGGCGATCGAACAGGCGCTGGACGGCCCGGAGGCGATCTACCTCTCGCTTGACATCGACGTCCTCGACCCCGCCTTCGCGCCGGGCACCGGCACGCCCGAGCCGGGCGGCCTGACGTCGGTGCAGCTGCTGCGCGCGGTGCGCCGGATCGTGGAGCGCGTGCGGCTGGTGGGCATGGACGTGGTCGAGGTCGCGCCGGCATACGACGGGCCCGGACAGATTACGGCCGAGGTGGCGCACCGGCTGGTGCTGGAGGCGCTCAGCGCCCTGGCCAGGAAGGCTTCCCCGAAGCCGAGCGACGCGAGCCCGTAGGGTCGCGAAAGTCTGCTGACGCCCGCTGTCAGTGGACCCCTCTCCCCCGCTATCGGTGCCAGAATATATGTGCTAGCCTGGGCCTCCCGCTAAAGAAGCAAAGGAGGTTCGAGATGGTAAGGGCAAAACCGGACAACTATCACACGCTAACGCCCTTCTTCCAGCTAAGGGGCGCCGACAGGTTCCTCGACTTCGTGAAGGACAGCTTCGGCGCCGAAGTCACGGAGCTCGTGCGCGCGCCGGACGGCTCCGTAATGCACGCCGAGTTCCGCATCGGCGATTCCATGGCCATGCTGGGTGAAGGCGACCCGAAGCCCCTGGCCCTGTACGTCTACATCGACGATGTGGACGGCGTGTACCAGAAGGCGCTGGCCGCCGGCGGCAGGTCGTCCCAGGAGCCGCGGGACCAGTTCTGGGGCGACCGCCAGGCAGCGGTGCTCGACGCCTGGGACAACATGTGGTTCATCGCGACTCACACGGAGGACGTGTCGCCGGAGGAGCTACAGCGCCGCATGGCCGCCGCCGCGCCGGCCGGATAGGCCGCGGCAGGAGGACTCCGGCGGCGAGTGCGGGTGCTACACTGCGTAGCACCCGCACTTGTTTCGGGAGGACGCATGCGCTACCGGATGCTCGGCCGCAGCCAGCTGATGACGTCGGAGGTCGGCTTCGGCGGCTGGGCGATCGGCGGCGGCTGGGGCCCGGTCGACGACGACACCTCCATCGCCGCGATACGCAAGGCAATCGACGCTGGCGTCAGCTTCATCGACACGGCCGACGTTTACGGCGAGGGCCACGGCGAAGAAGTGATCGGCAAGGCCCTCGAGGGCAACGCCAGGCACCGCGCCGTCATCGCCACCAAGGCAGGCCTGAAGGCCCCTTCAGGCCACGACTTCAGCCCGGCGCACATCGAGAAGGCCCTGGAGGGGTCGCTGCGGCGCCTGGGCACCGACTGGGTCGATGTCCTGCAACTGCACAACCCGACCCGGGCGGCGCTGGAGGACCCGGAGCTCTGGGAGACCCTGAAGCGCCTCAAAGCGGAGGGGAAGATCCGCGCCTATGGCGCCAGCGTCCGTTCGCCCCGCGAGGCCGTCCTTGCTATAGAGAACGGCGACGTGGACACCGTGCAGGTGGTCTTCAACGTGATCGACCAGGAGGCGCGCGAGCTCTTCGAGACGGCGCGCGCCCACAGGGTGGGCGTCATCGCTCGGGTGCCGCTCGCCTCCGGCTTCCTCACGGGGAAGTACTCCCACGACCACAAGTTCCACCGCACCGACTGGCGCGCCCGCCTGGGGCCGGCCCGCCGCCGGCAGATGCTGCGCCGGGCCGAGGC
It encodes the following:
- a CDS encoding thermonuclease family protein translates to MDGDTIDVQLDGATVRVRYIGIDAPETVDPRRPVGCFGAEASARNRALVEGRQVELEKDVSEADSFGRLLRYVYVDGAMVNETLVREGYAQVATFPPDVKYVDRFLAAQREAREANRGLWGACVAATPTLAPGGSACPQGCAVPPRGCVIKGNISQGTGEKIYHVPGGEFYDQTVIDPARGERWFCTEAEAVANGWRKSLR
- the speB gene encoding agmatinase, with protein sequence MVFERMPADPAFAGIPTFLKLPHVASAEQLAAERPDVVVVGAPFDMAVVNRPGARYGPRAIRQASNLGRAVYHLELEVQPTRVLRAFDYGDAAIVPSSIERSHEAIRQKVAEVAALGAVPVVLGGDHSITLPAATAVADAVGRGKVGIVHFDAHADTANDSWGVLLAHGTPMRRLIESGAVPGPNFVQVGLRGYWPPPDVFEWMRAQGMRWHFMHEIEARGFDTVLQEAIEQALDGPEAIYLSLDIDVLDPAFAPGTGTPEPGGLTSVQLLRAVRRIVERVRLVGMDVVEVAPAYDGPGQITAEVAHRLVLEALSALARKASPKPSDASP
- the folK gene encoding 2-amino-4-hydroxy-6-hydroxymethyldihydropteridine diphosphokinase translates to MAGIYLSLGSNLGNRAANIALALRMLGPLVRVEAVSRLYQSPPADGSDQPDFYNAACRVVTGLGADLLLAHAKRVEHMIGRRPAPRWAPRPIDIDIALYGDLVLESEALTVPHPRLGERAFVLFPLLDLDPRLIHPQTGTPLSDLASRQQRPEVIAEGEWWRDARTIGVRARSAAEAPAP
- a CDS encoding LuxR C-terminal-related transcriptional regulator, with protein sequence MRRGRPRHPDILTPRQWQVLELLRQGLTNEQIARRLGLTLDGAKYHVSEIITKLGVSSREQAAAWTPEREARRLGALAPLTLLFRKATPGAAAKVAAGAGALVVVGAALLLALALLLDLGPQESGPTGEPGSLGKLAYIRNGDLWVMSLPGGRPVRLTTNGQMSYPRWSPSGEWLLAGETVVRADGGRRRAAPGCVAWSPVADELACVDPAGGFRLEAPTGALLRTISIRALLPGAAAGTTIRGPYWSPDGAKLAYAADGPLNRSQEPYSRLSSLWVANADGTNAQLLYANDAYAGPESGQVGVLRWTPDGSSILSSLNPQFSASIAADGLPLYAISVGGGAPRRLGVVALTRDELIGQFASRTALALTEGFGRETWTRKRIAVVDTASGAVTFLTGTDTAAFSPEWSPDGRQVAYVAGPDIGPVGGGDDARQGAGQRRIWVMDADGANKRQLTDDPAYRDERPLWSRDGSCLLFARIDNAEDVASLWLLPVTDGTPVKVTDLSWPRSAQDPALWFGFYGYIPWDRYFAWWQGS
- a CDS encoding aldo/keto reductase produces the protein MRYRMLGRSQLMTSEVGFGGWAIGGGWGPVDDDTSIAAIRKAIDAGVSFIDTADVYGEGHGEEVIGKALEGNARHRAVIATKAGLKAPSGHDFSPAHIEKALEGSLRRLGTDWVDVLQLHNPTRAALEDPELWETLKRLKAEGKIRAYGASVRSPREAVLAIENGDVDTVQVVFNVIDQEARELFETARAHRVGVIARVPLASGFLTGKYSHDHKFHRTDWRARLGPARRRQMLRRAEALDPVARGVGSSKAQAALAFVLSYRDVAVTIPGVKTPEQAEENAASSDVAPLPAELLRYLEQAYEETEAPTLSAAASEA
- a CDS encoding Ada metal-binding domain-containing protein; this encodes MPIHACRTTRIYCLEDCPPGRRTKPENRLSFPSRAEAEAAGFRACRVCRPDVYEGTWQPKASRAAVQGPGHLAK
- a CDS encoding VOC family protein, with product MVRAKPDNYHTLTPFFQLRGADRFLDFVKDSFGAEVTELVRAPDGSVMHAEFRIGDSMAMLGEGDPKPLALYVYIDDVDGVYQKALAAGGRSSQEPRDQFWGDRQAAVLDAWDNMWFIATHTEDVSPEELQRRMAAAAPAG
- the folP gene encoding dihydropteroate synthase, which translates into the protein MTSDAPRSLEIGGRTFVWGARTYVMGIINVSPESFSGDGLARAEDALRQAERFAEEGADLLDVGGQSTRPGFEEISAAQEIRRVVPAIERIVKRVGLPVSIDTYRREVAEAALDAGASLLNDIWGFRHDPALAVLAAQRGVPAVVMHNQRGREFEDVIGDIRRGLKESLHIAGRSGLAREKLIADPGFGFGWSPEQNLEMLRRLGELRDLGLPLLVGTSRKSTIGAVLDKPVEGRLFGTAATVALAIANGADIVRVHDVAEMVEVARMADAIVRGWRA